The Pochonia chlamydosporia 170 chromosome 1, whole genome shotgun sequence genome window below encodes:
- a CDS encoding chromosome segregation protein (SepB) (similar to Neosartorya fischeri NRRL 181 XP_001264937.1), producing the protein MDSTASRPRPRPAHTQGTTRCAYTTDGNRLVTVGSNNTIRLYKTGSDGEPTNIDDCQEQNVSIAAGKDFFVVGSEDGTWCAVASDELSVKLVNTKDITQVKHMREHSKPARHVTLDPQGRLAALSCTDGIIYIYSLTSEEPELIRKVDGIIGAVDSEAEVSTRVAWHPDGRAFAVPTPTKDIQVISKNDWEKQRRFADGHLSDITAIAWSPNGALLASAGKDGKVLIWETKTQSVIQRYDYSNVIDLAWHPSRNILSFATTDGEVFIYPDFLPDQFSPLLKLNTQPAPFIHDPLSEISGNRQQFPINGHKEQAIPTRPRRDSLASIDSLLGDEAEDDDFVVDDDGAGYAVGRGSKRVRDVDDAFGDPASKRMHLMQPQHHEAFQPGSTPWRGNRKYLCLNLIGFVWTVDQDSHYTVTVEFYDHEFQRDFHFTDTFLYDKACLNERGTLFSSPPKDDAPAYIFYRPHESWTQRSDWRTQLPKGEAVTAMSLSESFITVTTSANYVRVYTLFGMPFRVYRPKSSPMVTCASWRDYVLTIGNGPVGSDGRTRLLYTIENIKRDEICQNEDTVALPEGAILKSVFFSDNGDPCIYDSTGTLLTLLHWRQPSRACWVPLLDTNLLSRLASGRKNESYFPIAVADNRFHCIILKGGDQYPYFPRPLLSEFDFSIPLASPPDKKKKKKSDDAEGGEDEEMTEDKEEEDEDAENRKLEQQFMLKGVQAAQLRDLVDATSGNHTQRSLLSRIELEIDKTLLQLLAVECRQGEDRGMRALEMVELMRDRTGRMMEAAGKVAERYGRTVLGEKIREVGEKRAGGMDEEDF; encoded by the exons ATGGATTCAACAGCATCCAgaccacggccacggccagCCCACACCCAAGGAACAACGAGGTGTGCATATACGACAGATGGCAATCGACTTGTGACCGTCGGCTCCAATAATACAATTCGACTCTACAAAACTGGTTCTGACGGAGAACCTACAAATATCGACGactgccaagaacaaaatGTCTCCATCGCAGCTGGAAAGGACTTCTTTGTTGTCGGCTCCGAAGACGGCACT TGGTGTGCGGTTGCAAGTGATGAGCTTAGTGTCAAGCTTGTCAATACCAAGGACATTACACAGGTGAAGCATATGCGGGAGCAcagcaagccagccagacaTGTCACCTTGGACCCTCAGGGACGGCTAGCTGCACTGTCTTGCACTGACGGCATCATATACATATACTCCCTGACTTCTGAGGAGCCTGAACTGATCCGTAAAGTCGATGGAATCATTGGAGCCGTGGACAGCGAGGCCGAGGTATCGACAAGAGTTGCCTGGCACCCCGACGGCCGAGCCTTTGCAGTACCCACTCCGACCAAAGATATTCAGGTCATCTCCAAGAACGACTGGGAGAAGCAAAGACGTTTTGCCGACGGCCATCTGTCTGATATAACTGCCATTGCCTGGTCTCCGAACGGTGCCCTCCTAGCCTCGGCCggcaaggatggcaaggtcTTGATCTGGGAAACCAAAACCCAGAGTGTCATACAGCGATACGATTACTCCAACGTCATCGACCTGGCTTGGCACCCGTCCAGGAATATATTATCATTCGCAACTACCGATGGCGAGGTTTTCATCTACCCAGACTTCCTTCCTGACCAATTTTCTCCGTTATTGAAGCTCAACACCCAACCAGCTCCCTTTATTCACGATCCTTTATCCGAAATCTCAGGAAACCGACAGCAATTTCCGATCAATGGCCACAAAGAACAAGCAATTCCCACCCGACCTCGTAGGGACTCTTTGGCGAGTATAGACTCCCTGCTTGGTGATGAGGcggaggatgatgattttgtagtcgacgacgacggtGCTGGCTATGCCGTTGGCCGAGGTAGTAAGCGAGTACgcgatgtcgatgatgcgTTCGGGGATCCAGCGAGCAAGCGGATGCATctcatgcagccacagcatCATGAGGCATTCCAACCTGGTTCAACGCCTTGGCGAGGCAACAGGAAATACCTGTGTCTGAATCTCATTGGATTTGTGTGGACAGTGGACCAAGACTCGCACTACACAGTGACGGTAGAGTTCTACGACCACGAATTCCAACGAGATTTTCACTTCACAGACACGTTTCTCTATGACAAGGCTTGCCTGAATGAACGCGGCACGCTGTTTTCGAGCCCGCCCAAAGATGATGCCCCAGCCTACATTTTCTACAGACCACACGAGAGTTGGACTCAGCGTTCAGATTGGCGAACACAGCTTCCAAAGGGAGAGGCTGTCACAGCCATGTCCCTGAGCGAGTCCTTCATCACAGTAACCACATCTGCCAACTACGTCCGAGTATACACTCTCTTCGGCATGCCCTTCCGGGTGTATCGCCCCAAGAGTTCTCCGATGGTAACTTGCGCTAGTTGGAGAGACTATGTCCTCACAATAGGCAATGGTCCTGTTGGGTCAGACGGGAGGACGCGTCTACTCTACACAATTGAGAATATCAAACGAGATGAGATATGCCAAAATGAGGACACAGTAGCCTTACCAGAAGGGGCAATTCTCAAGAGCGTGTTCTTCTCAGATAACGGG GATCCGTGCATTTACGACTCAACTGGCACTCTACTCACACTACTCCACTGGCGGCAACCATCTCGGGCTTGCTGGGTACCATTATTGGATACCAACCTTCTCTCACGTCTAGCATCTGGGCGAAAGAATGAATCATACTTCCCAATTGCAGTAGCAGACAACAGGTTCCACTGTATCATTCTCAAGGGCGGCGACCAATACCCCTATTTCCCGCGACCACTCTTATCGGAATTTGACTTCTCCATACCATTAGCATCACCACCTgataagaagaagaagaagaagagtgaCGACGCTGAGGGtggcgaagacgaggagatgACAGAagacaaggaagaagaggatgaagacgccgAGAATCGAAAACTCGAGCAGCAATTCATGCTCAAAGGTGTACAGGCCGCTCAACTACGAGATCTGGTTGACGCAACCTCTGGTAATCACACTCAGAGATCTCTGCTTTCCCGTATTGAGCTGGAAATCGACAAGACTCTCCTGCAGTTACTGGCAGTTGAGTGTCGTCAGGGCGAAGATCGCGGTATGCGTGCACTCGAAATGGTGGAGCTCATGCGCGACAGGACAGGTCGCATGATGGAGGCAGCTGGCAAGGTTGCCGAGAGGTACGGTCGTACGGTCTTGGGCGAGAAAATTCGGGAAGTTGGGGAGAAGAGAGCCGGTGGTatggacgaggaggatttcTAA
- a CDS encoding transcriptional repressor (similar to Metarhizium acridum CQMa 102 XP_007809884.1) — protein sequence MQSVDPDHFFETDASQAQRARKAAKAGNKNGDPLKMKSKILAAIPDPGSPLSTIFIAESAGFVRRVNLSTPEPQATYRGPKAPVTCLAVGGKENKTIFAGSWDKDIWSWDIESRQPGRKYSGHSDFVKAVLCTKLGEQDILVSGGADKKIIVWDIETGRRLHTIQDPTMTMLAVQHLALDPEYSGIERFVLYCASSDPHIRRWEVTLDSCEPFTESCHGAPPTENLTIEAHDTSVYRLVFDEFAEDLDLWTASADGTAKCLERRHGFAAAGSLQHGDYVRAVQPTSNWVITAGRDEDVKVWDRASGKLYCSLEGHFEEITDLLLLRDALGYPQKVCSVSIDGTIRTWPLQKAKLDAAVKKMEEAKKQSTQEKQTEEVESLLTAEEEAELAALMDD from the exons ATGCAGTCTGTGGACCCAGACCACTTCTTCGAGACTGA TGCCTCTCAGGCACAGAGAGCGAGAAAGGCGGCCAAGGCAGGAAACAAGAATGGCGACCCTTTGAAGATGAAATCCAAGATTCTTGCTGCCATTCCCGACCCCGGATCTCCGCTTTCCACGATTTTCATTGCTGAATCTGCAGGTTTCGTTCGCCGTGTCAATTTATCA ACCCCCGAGCCACAAGCAACTTATCGTGGCCCAAAAGCTCCGGTTACATGTCTCGCCGTGGGGGGTAAAGAAAACAAGACCATATTTGCAGGGTCCTGGGATAAGGATATATGGTCATGGGATATCGAGTCACGTCAGCCTGGCCGGAAATATAGCGGCCACTCTGACTTTGTCAAGGCCGTTCTGTGCACGAAACTCGGCGAGCAGGACATCCTCGTCAGTGGCGGAGCAGACAAGAAGATTATCGTATGGGACATTGAAACGGGCCGTCGTTTGCACACCATACAAGACCCCACCATGACGATGCTCGCTGTCCAGCATCTAGCTTTGGATCCTGAATACAGTGGTATTGAGAGGTTTGTCTTGTATTGCGCCAGCAGTGATCCACACATTCGTCGATGGGAGGTTACCCTAGACAGCTGTGAGCCATTCACGGAGTCGTGCCATGGCGCGCCTCCTACCGAGAACCTAACGATCGAGGCACACGACACGAGTGTCTACAGGTTGGTTTTTGATGAGTTTGCAGAAGATCTCGATTTATGGACAGCCAGTGCAGATGGGACGGCAAAGTGCCTGGAGCGGCGTCATGGCTTTGCGGCAGCAGGTTCTCTACAACATGGCGATTACGTGCGCGCAGTCCAACCGACGAGTAATTGGGTAATTACCGCAGGAAGAGACGAGGATGTGAAAGTATGGGACAGAGCGTCTGGAAAGCTGTACTGCTCGCTGGAGGGGCACTTTGAAGAGATTACGGACTTGCTACTCCTTCGTGATGCTCTGGGTTACCCCCAGAAAGTCTGTAGCGTCAGCATCGACGGGACTATTCGCACTTGGCCACTACAAAAGGCGAAACTTGATGCTGCCGTCAaaaagatggaagaggccaagaaacAAAGCACGCAAGAGAAGCAGACAGAAGAGGTGGAAAGCCTGTTGACTGccgaagaggaagcagaaCTGGCAGCACTGATGGATGACTAG
- a CDS encoding gastric mucin-like protein (similar to Colletotrichum gloeosporioides Nara gc5 XP_007283901.1): protein MASSPTQTEGLLGSIVAFEGKSDIVSTQLRLLPTSPQLLILPSVESYIKARADEQHECFDARSYIRKVHDALIARVAAARSFLNEATTGHKRLVFVNGGTPGAQALCVREIMRYETHGDRSEAEAIFDEIIKEGVAGLERRLSNHEELEADPITRAMRAADALDRQTACLQPPNPFEMGRPCRARSSSLPLYGFSDEFEDSTPFYVFGLSRSDEEVPPDEIAETLSGPPTPGVVPNPRQLTLDTTRIRPSFSTILYSASCIGEAYEPTPFEQQSETAAASPISEAFSIPASEKIVYGEASVLDVRQSFSRNSVYRVKSLDRIYTASALHRDAGIPSESWLAEPDTPRAWKHRHSIIPASNAQDRRLSLISLVDKPRTIVVKSRRSVVKMEPVPVEKKTIPPPKALGVPKTNYVDRGTDARKDSSKEAVMQPVFPPMEDLVVFFKDESSDAMLESNIQAFKDGRYPLLPYSAIASDVESIGISVPSTPTLRPFSREETPVAHSNDHGTASPGKEDYDPFAYKQPAWHASKPEGLVSTVSILRPPTPAQTPPPTTSNDDGYKVHEFHVTSGHTAVSIQNSLRSVLGQYFPPDTQGYRQFQFSLLPEFDELWKPIFRGGEPGSPQRNDGSGTNILAIGSQAGVKKEYSLAVTGRLEKIGRKSTEIVKTGRVDFRYLLANAMQAFTAQRLANQTSDNPFTNSFLLATLIVPHLETYLALHTDVRHLLLLYPPEHLATVLALQRLVGVDVMKVAQIVDSESKGDLPFTHIRGASINNSKPENKPPRCSFSPRSSSEIDISKANYLLTSTASEKDIATFVSTVWNIEIEPPVTTPSSDRHTIQPAKKKRPPPLSIRKEPVSSLPKVASESPISPTTVLVPPAPPIPPEPASPVASLRAPSLAETLKTFKSAKSKFSQGISRVKSSHGGETESLAGFEYDEDSDEDVYERRLMPVFMQKHLVRKPNSRKALKFLGLA from the exons ATGGCGTCGTCTCCTACACAGACAGAAGGTCTCCTGGGCAGCATCGTGGCGTTTGAGGGAAAATCAGACATAGTGTCAACTCAACTTCGGCTGCTTCCCACATCGCCACAACTGCTCATACTGCCGAGTGTTGAATCATATATCAAAGCAAGAGCTGACGAACAACATGAATGCTTCGATGCACGTTCTTATATTCGGAAAGTCCACGATGCTCTTATTGCACGGGTTGCGGCCGCAAGAAGCTTCTTGAATGAAGCGACAACGGGCCACAAACGATTGGTTTTTGTTAACGGCGGGACACCGGGTGCACAAGCTCTCTGCGTCAGAGAAATAATGAGATATGAGACACACGGCGACAGATCTGAGGCGGAAGCAATATTCGACGAAATTATAAAAGAAGGTGTGGCAGGCTTGGAAAGGCGCTTGTCAAACCATG aagaactTGAAGCGGATCCAATCACCAGAGCTATGAGGGCAGCCGATGCCCTCGACCGCCAGACAGCATGCTTGCAGCCACCGAACCCATTCGAAATGGGTCGGCCATGCCGAGCTCGTAGTTCGAGTTTGCCTTTGTATGGATTTTCAGACGAGTTTGAGGATTCTACGCCATTCTACGTATTCGGCCTTTCGAGATCTGATGAAGAGGTCCCCCCTGATGAGATCGCCGAGACTCTCAGCGGGCCCCCAACGCCAGGTGTTGTCCCCAATCCCCGACAGCTCACATTGGATACTACTCGGATTCGAccatcattttcaacaatTCTCTACTCTGCTAGCTGTATTGGAGAGGCGTACGAACCGACACCTTTTGAACAACAATCAGAGACAGCTGCCGCCTCTCCGATCTCCGAGGCCTTCAGTATTCCCGCATCCGAGAAAATTGTATATGGGGAAGCTTCTGTCTTGGATGTTAGGCAGTCTTTCTCACGGAACTCAGTCTACCGGGTGAAATCTCTAGATAGAATCTATACTGCTAGCGCTCTACACCGAGATGCTGGCATACCCTCGGAATCCTGGTTGGCAGAACCAGATACGCCCAGAGCTTGGAAGCATCGCCACTCTATTATCCCAGCCTCAAACGCCCAAGATCGTAGGCTGAGCCTAATCAGTCTTGTTGACAAGCCACGAACTATTGTGGTGAAGTCACGGCGCTCAGTTGTGAAGATGGAACCGGTTCCAGTGGAAAAGAAGACaataccaccaccaaaagcCCTAGGAGTGCCCAAAACCAACTACGTCGACCGGGGCACAGATGCACGCAAGGATTCATCTAAGGAGGCTGTTATGCAGCCCGTATTCCCGCCGATGGAAGACCTTGTTGTGTTTTTCAAGGATGAGTCATCAGATGCAATGCTCGAATCTAACATTCAGGCGTTTAAGGATGGGCGATATCCGCTCCTTCCATACTCTGCGATAGCCTCAGATGTTGAGAGTATAGGTATATCTGTGCCTTCTACTCCGACACTTCGGCCATTCTCCCGAGAAGAGACGCCTGTCGCTCATTCCAACGACCATGGTACAGCATCTCCGGGGAAGGAAGATTATGACCCTTTTGCCTATAAGCAACCAGCATGGCATGCAAGCAAGCCCGAAGGGCTCGTATCTACAGTGTCCATATTGcggccaccaacaccagcccaGACACCCCCTCCAACCACATCAAATGATGACGGGTACAAGGTCCATGAGTTTCATGTTACCTCGGGCCATACAGCTGTGTCTATCCAGAATTCACTGCGCTCCGTCCTCGGCCAGTATTTTCCACCGGATACGCAGGGATATCGCCAGTTTCAGTTCTCTCTTCTCCCAGAGTTTGATGAACTATGGAAACCAATATTCCGCGGTGGAGAGCCAGGCAGTCCTCAAAGAAACGATGGAAGTGGCACAAACATTCTAGCTATCGGCTCTCAAGCAGGCGTCAAAAAGGAGTATTCCTTGGCTGTCACTGGTAGGTTGGAGAAAATTGGTAGAAAGTCGACCGAGATTGTTAAAACCGGCCGTGTAGACTTTCG ATATCTGCTtgccaatgcaatgcaaGCTTTCACGGCTCAGCGACTGGCAAACCAGACGTCTGATAACCCATTCACAAACTCGTTCTTGTTGGCTACTCTTATAGTTCCCCATTTGGAAACCTACTTGGCACTTCATACAGACGTGCGACATCTTCTCCTTTTATATCCGCCAGAGCATCTAGCAACTGTTCTGGCCCTTCAGCGACTGGTTGGAGTCGATGTCATGAAGGTTGCGCAAATTGTCGATTCGGAAAGCAAGGGTGACTTGCCGTTCACTCACATACGTGGAGCATCGATTAATAACAGCAAACCTGAAAACAAACCCCCACGTTGCTCATTCTCCCCCAGATCCTCATCTGAAATCGACATATCCAAAGCCAACTATCTATTGACTTCTACTGCTTCGGAAAAAGATATTGCCACCTTTGTGTCGACGGTATGGAACATAGAAATTGAGCCACCAGtgacaacaccatcctccgACCGACATACCATACAACcagcaaagaaaaagagacCACCGCCACTGAGTATTCGGAAAGAGCCAGTGTCGTCATTACCAAAGGTTGCGAGTGAAAGTCCGATATCACCAACAACTGTGCTTGTGCCCCCGGCGCCTCCAATACCTCCCGAGCCTGCATCTCCCGTCGCTTCCCTGAGAGCTCCGTCACTTGCCGAAACTCTCAAGACATTCAAGTCGGCCAAGAGCAAATTCAGCCAGGGTATCTCCCGGGTGAAGAGTTCTCACGGCGGGGAAACCGAGTCCCTGGCCGGCTTCGAATATGATGAAGACAGCGACGAGGATGTCTATGAACGAAGACTCATGCCTGTGTTCATGCAGAAACACCTGGTTCGCAAGCCAAATAGCCGGAAAGCACTCAAATTTTTGGGCCTGGCGTAG
- a CDS encoding chromosome transmission fidelity protein 4 (similar to Metarhizium robertsii ARSEF 23 XP_007818835.1) produces the protein MAAQLRNSAILAGSPSTLRSLTTLSTSAAAVQPLHQTSHLAPANLPPAPPSLTPKQEYLLQTPPVPQPLPQTHFDGTKHKFLGNRKDGDGQDPNKTKLGKTLRILQERLPTLLQSPLPQDILAPNISLQLFPTTHPHLPAVSGKVAYNAALWTSPIAWNRVPIIGNVKLEILAERMTSEPLTFLPRRTGAMPEQLVVRWCEKRRSNGDKPEPGGIARSLWRGRGVDPNKAFTGLFIFDFDAEGRVLTHTIEQAQEGGNWERGMGAKFVGLTDWLLGGMKNGNDNPIPMFERMKKTI, from the exons ATGGCTGCGCAGTTGCGCAATTCAGCAATACTTGCCGGTAGCCCATCGACACTCCGGAGCTTGACAACCCTCAGCActtccgccgccgccgtgcAACCACTTCACCAAACCTCACATCTCGCACCAGCGAATCTCCCGCCTGCGCCGCCATCCTTGACACCGAAACAAGAATACCTCTTGCAAACCCCACCAGTTCCCCAGCCGCTGCCGCAGACACACTTTGACGGGACGAAGCACAAGTTCCTGGGAAATCGgaaggatggagatggacaGGAcccaaacaagacaaaactTGGTAAAA CTCTGAGAATACTTCAGGAACGATTACCTACGTTGCTTCAATCCCCGCTGCCTCAGGACATTTTAGCTCCCAACATCTCCCTTCAACTCTTTCCTACGACACACCCGCATCTGCCTGCTGTATCAGGGAAAGTTGCCTACAATGCCGCCCTCTGGACATCGCCAATTGCATGGAATCGGGTTCCTATAATAGGCAACGTCAAGCTCGAAATCCTCGCAGAACGCATGACGTCTGAGCCCTTAACATTCCTCCCTCGGCGCACAGGTGCCATGCCAGAACAACTCGTGGTGCGCTGGTGCGAGAAACGGCGCTCAAATGGAGACAAGCCGGAACCAGGAGGTATCGCGCGGTCTTTATGGCGTGGAAGGGGTGTTGACCCGAACAAGGCATTCACTGGCCTCTTTATTTTCGACTTTGATGCTGAAGGCCGGGTATTGACCCATACGATTGAACAGGCGCAGGAAGGAGGTAATTGGGAAAGAGGCATGGGAGCCAAATTTGTTGGGTTGACGGACTGGCTTCTTGGCGGTATGAAGAATGGTAATGATAATCCGATACCTATGTTTGAgcggatgaagaagacgatttGA
- a CDS encoding Sm ribonucleoprotein (LSM)-related domain-containing protein (similar to Metarhizium robertsii ARSEF 23 XP_007818836.2), which produces MENLTISDAPQQPGSAPPPGARGPPQGPPQLPPQMFTTAAQLLDLTDKKLMVVLRDGRKLIGVLRSWDQFANLVLQSTTERIFAFKPGTDPSAPEGYYADISHGIFLVRGENVLLLGEIDLDKDDDPPPGFEPADLELVKRLADEKKAQDKAKDKKRLQKLATMGFEGENLGEIVF; this is translated from the exons ATGGAAAACCTCACCATCTCAGATGCCCCTCAACAACCGGGATCGGCGCCTCCTCCTGGAGCTCGCGGCCCTCCGCAAGGCCCTCCACAGCTGCCGCCGCAGATGTTCACAACGGCCGCCCAACTTCTCGACCTAACGGATA AGAAGCTCATGGTTGTCCTGCGAGACGGAAGAAAACTAATCGGAGTACTAAGAAGTTGGGATCAATTCG CAAACCTAGTCCTCCAATCAACAACAGAAAGAATATTCGCTTTCAAACCTGGCACCGACCCCTCTGCTCCCGAGGGTTACTACGCCGACATATCGCacggcatcttcctcgtccgtGGTGAGAATGTGCTTCTTCTAGGCGAAATTGACCTCGACAAGGACGATGATCCGCCTCCTGGATTCGAACCAGCTGATTTGGAGCTCGTCAAGAGGCTGGCcgacgagaagaaggctcaagacaaggccaaggacaagaagagacTGCAGAAGCTGGCTACGATGGGTTTTGAGGGTGAAAACCTAGGAGAGATTGTATTTTAG
- a CDS encoding NUDIX/MutT family protein (similar to Metarhizium acridum CQMa 102 XP_007809879.1) yields the protein MSGPGSETSDGRSMQSRTGRNKQRYNSKGERLVAGVVPLSPDQNFVLLIQSTRRKGWVLPKGGWETDESCQEAATREAWEEAGITIQIDYDLGIIDEKRPPKSSKDRSRYSFFQATVLSEVEDWPERHKRERQWFTYTQALDALATRPELQEALQRSTMNQL from the exons ATGTCTGGCCCTGGGTCAGAGACCTCTGATGGTCGGTCGATGCAGTCTAGGACTGGAAGAAATAAGCAAA GGTACAATTCAAAAGGCGAGAGACTAGTCGCAGGCGTCGTCCCCTTAAGCCCCGATCAGAACTTTGTTCTTCTTATACAGTCGACTCGGCGCAAAGGATGGGTTCTCCCAAAAGGAGGGTGGGAGACCGACGAGTCTTGCCAAGAGGCGGCTACACGTGAGGCCTGGGAGGAGGCTGGTATTACAATTCAAATTGACTATGATCTTGGCATCATTGACGAAAAACGGCCCCCAAAGTCGTCCAAGGACAGGTCAAGATATTCTTTTTTCCAGGCTACCGTCCTCAGTGAAGTTGAGGACTGGCCGGAGAGGCATAAGCGAGAGCGTCAGTGGTTTACCTACACCCAAGCTCTCGATGCCTTGGCGACCAGACCTGAGCTGCAGGAAGCGCTCCAGCGGTCTACTATGAACCAGCTGTAG